In the Gammaproteobacteria bacterium genome, GGTAAAAACATAATGAAAAACAAACATCAACAACACCAATGCCAGCACTGTCCCCATCAAATGTTCCAGCACCTGCTGCAATGCCAGTTTATTTGCTCCCTTAAGCTGCTTGGAAATATCTATTTGATGAATGAGCACACCGCACTGTGCTTTCAGTGCAACATTACTCGCCAGTTCGCCGCTACAGACGCGAACATATCCCACCATGCCATTTTTATTGCCTTGAACGAGCTCTTCAACGACAGCGATTTGTTGACCGCTCAAAATTGACAAAACAACATTTTCATCAAAGCGTTGATCAATGACTCTCCATTGACTCCCAACATACGCCAGCCGGGTTGAGGAAATGATGGCGCCACTTGCATCGGTCAAAATACTGATATCGTGACCTTCTTTCGTTGCCAGCGAAGCGATATACAGTTTTATTGCTCCCAAGTCTCCTGTTCTCAGCAATACTTCGGTTGCTTCCTGTATGGAGCTCAAATTTGATCGCAAATCATTCAGCGCCGCCTGTCTTATTTGGCTTGAGGCACTTTCAACAGCACGTAGATAATTAAATACGCCCGCAATAATTGCCAGCAACAGCATCGTAATGGGAATGAAGTGTTTTATTTTTAACTGATACACTGGAAAATCACTTCACGTAGTCGTTATTCAACAACTGCACAGGATCAAAATTTGTCTTTAACAAATCATGATTACGCATCGTTTTTGCCAAACCACGCAAACTTTCATACAAATGGCTATCATCACCACTCAACAGCGCATTGGTGCGCTTCCTGTCAGGCAAGATCATGCCATCAAAACTGGCCAATACTGCTGCCTCGCCAACATGCATTCGCTCGTTGATAATCCGAGCTGCCCCCACCTTATCGGAGTCAAATGTGGCCAATGATAGGTACCATCCATCAACCAAATCTTTCACCACTTCAGGATGTGTCGCTAAATATTTTTCTGTCACCACCAGCACATCGACAATTTCACCCGGAATATCTGCCGAAGAAAATATTTGCGCCGCACCATTTCTGATCAGTTTGGTCTTTGCTGGCTCGTATGTCACTACAGCATCAATACCGCCATCGGTAAACACTGTCTCGTGCATGGTACTACTCAGCCGCACGCTTCTTATATCCGCCAAACTCAATCCATTTATTTCCAGCGCACGTGCCAGCAGATACTGAGCCAACACCGAGCCCTCGTTCGCCACCCTTTTGCCCTTCAGGTCTTTCACACTACGAATACCTTGGCGCGCGAGGATAACGTCACCGCCTTCCGAAATATTTATCACCAACACGACTTTAATAGGTACGCCAACCTCTTTGATCTTAAGCACCTCATCCATGGTCAGTGTGGCTGCCTGAACAGAGCCATTGATCAAGGCACGCACCGCCCCCGCCGGGACGGGATACTCCACAAAGGTAATTTCTGAATTATTAAAATGGCCATGGCGTTTGCCCAAAAATAGCGGCTCATAGCCAGGCCACAGAGAGGTCCCCACTTTCAGCGTTTCCACCGATTCGCCCTCGCAACCGGTCAGCAGCACTGCGAATACAATCACGAGTTTGTACAGTCGCCCCATGCCCCATCTCCTTGGTTTTTCCGGTCTTCTCTTCTGTCTTCCATCACTGATCAGCTTCCACCGATTTGCTGCATATATGGCTCCAGAATCCCACTCTCTGGCCCAAACAGTTCACAATATCTTAATCTAAGCAAAACACTAGGGTATTTTTTTTCGGCACAATTTTCTGTATAGTAGACGTTTCAGATATTGACCCCATATCCAAAGAGGAAGTACCCAAATGAACGTTGACCAACACTTGAAAGTAGCCCAGTGGCACATCGAGCAGGCTCGCCTGCACGCAACCAAACAACACTCTTGCGGCTGCCCAATTAGCCCAGAGTACCAGCGCATCATCGACGAAGTCGAGAGCGGTAAGATTATGGAAGAGCTGGTTTGCAAAACCGGTAAGTAATCGCCTTCCACTGGCTGAAAAAAACCGCTCCAATGAGCGGTTTTTTTTCGCCTGAGTTTAGGCCAAAAAAAAGCCCGCAACTATGCGGGCTTTTTTCTCAAACGGGAAGCAAACGTTATTTCTTAGCTGCTGCTTCGCGCTCTTTGGTTTCCTTGATAACGGCTTCAGCCACGTTGTTCGGGCATGGAGAATAACGCGCGAACTCCATGGAGAACTGACCACGACCAGAAGTCATGGTACGCAGATCACCGATGTAACCGAACATTTCAGACAGTGGAGCTTCGGCCTTGATACGAACACCCGTAGATGCAGTATCCTGACCCAGGATCATGCCGCGACGGCGGTTCAAGTCACCGATAACGTCACCTACGTGATCGTCTGGGGTAAACACGTCAACCTTCATGATCGGCTCCAGCAACTGCGGGCCGGCCTTAGGCAAAGACTGGCGGTAAGCAGCGCGGGCAGCGATTTCGTAAGCGATCGCAGAAGAGTCAACCGCGTGGTAGCTACCGTCTGTCAGAGCAACCTTAACGTCCAAGCAGGGGAAGCCCGCCAGAACACCTTTGACCATGGACTCTCTGAAGCCCTTTTCAACCGCTGGCCAGAATTCGCGAGGTACGTTACCACCGGTAACCTTGGACGCAAATTCAAAACCGCTGTTTGGCTCACCTGGCTCAATGGTGTAGTCAATTTTCGCAAACTGACCAGAACCACCGGTTTGCTTCTTGTGGGTGTAGCTGTCGTTAATTTTCTTGGTGATGGTTTCGCGGTAGGCAACCTGCGGCTTACCAACCACTACGTCTACACCATGGGTACGACGCAAAATGTCGACCTTGATGTCCAGATGCAATTCGCCCATGCCCTTGATGATGGTTTCGCCTGAATCCTGGTCAGTTTCAACGCGGAAGGAAGGATCTTCCTGAACCATCTTGCCAATGGCGATACCCAGTTTCTCGGCAGCGCCCTTGTCTTTCGGAGCGATGGCGATAGAAATAACTGGCTCTGGGAACACCATCGGTTCCAGAGTCGCAGGTTTCTTTGGATCCGCCAGTGTGTGACCGGTCTGCACGTTCTTCATACCGATGACTGCAACGATGTCACCCGCCTGGGCGCCATCCAGTTCGATACGGTCGTTGGCCTGCATCTCTACGATACGGCCGATACGCTCGGTCTTGCCTGTAAAGGTATTCAGTACGGTGTCGCCTTTCTTCAGCGTACCGGAGTAAACACGGATAAAGGTCAGGGCGCCGAAACGGTCGTCCATGATCTTGAACGCCAGTGCGCGGAACGGGTAGGAAGTATCAACGATCGCGTGACCACCGGTCTCGTTACCTTCCAAATCAACTTCAGGCTGTGGATCAACTTCTGTCGGGTTAGGCAGGTAATCAACCACGCCATCCAGCACCAGCTGCACGCCTTTGTTCTTGAACGAAGAACCACAGAACGTCGGGAAGAAGTCCAACTTGATTGTACCCTTACGGATGCAACGCTTCAGGTCTTCGACAGAAGGCTCTTTACCTTCCAGGTAGGCTTCCATCAGCTCGTCGTCTTGCTCAACCGCAGTTTCGATCAGCTCGGCGCGGTACTGCTTGGCCTTTTCCAGGTACTCAGCAGGAATCTCTTCAATCTTGTAGGCCATGGGGTCACCGGAGTCATCCCAGATCCATGCTTTCATGGTCAACAGGTCGATAACGCCAGAAAACTGGTCTTCGATACCGATAGGCAGAGTCATTACCACAGGACGTGCGCCCAGGATTTTCTTCACCTGACCAACCACTTTGTAGAAGTCTGCGCCGATACGGTCCAGCTTGTTCACGTAGATGATACGGGCAACGCGTGAATCGTTCGCATAGCGCCAGTTGGTTTCTGACTGAGGCTCTACACCGCCGGAACCACAGAATACACCGATACCACCGTCCAGAACTTTCAGGGAGCGGTAAACTTCGATAGTGAAGTCAACGTGTCCAGGGGTGTCGATGACGTTGAAACGGTGACCGTTCCAGAAACAGGAAACCGCCGCCGACTGAATGGTGATACCACGCTCACGTTCCTGGTCCATGAAGTCTGTGGTAGCCGCGCCATCGTGTACTTCACCCAGCTTATGGATTTTACCGGTCAGCTTCAGGATACGCTCGGTGGTCGTGGTTTTACCCGCGTCTACGTGAGCAAAAATACCAATGTTTCTGTATTTGCTTAGATCAGTCATGGTTGCACTCTATTCAAAAGGTGATTAACTAAAAATTCTTGCCACGGACAACACTCACAAGTCGCCAGACATATTCTTAAGAAAAACAATACGTTATATTCAGGCTCAGGGACAAAAGCGACCCATCAGGCTGTCGTTTCGTGCGCTCGGGCAGAGTCAAAGCGCGCTATTTTACCCTGAAATCGTCGTAAAACCAGCAAAATAGCGTCAGAATTTTCCTGACTCCGCTCAACGACTCATTTAGCACGCAGCCTCTCGCCCAAATTTCAGGCTCTGCATTCTAAATCCACATTGGCACACATAGAGTTGTTTCTGCATTTTGAAGCC is a window encoding:
- a CDS encoding ABC transporter substrate-binding protein → MGRLYKLVIVFAVLLTGCEGESVETLKVGTSLWPGYEPLFLGKRHGHFNNSEITFVEYPVPAGAVRALINGSVQAATLTMDEVLKIKEVGVPIKVVLVINISEGGDVILARQGIRSVKDLKGKRVANEGSVLAQYLLARALEINGLSLADIRSVRLSSTMHETVFTDGGIDAVVTYEPAKTKLIRNGAAQIFSSADIPGEIVDVLVVTEKYLATHPEVVKDLVDGWYLSLATFDSDKVGAARIINERMHVGEAAVLASFDGMILPDRKRTNALLSGDDSHLYESLRGLAKTMRNHDLLKTNFDPVQLLNNDYVK
- the fusA gene encoding elongation factor G; translated protein: MTDLSKYRNIGIFAHVDAGKTTTTERILKLTGKIHKLGEVHDGAATTDFMDQERERGITIQSAAVSCFWNGHRFNVIDTPGHVDFTIEVYRSLKVLDGGIGVFCGSGGVEPQSETNWRYANDSRVARIIYVNKLDRIGADFYKVVGQVKKILGARPVVMTLPIGIEDQFSGVIDLLTMKAWIWDDSGDPMAYKIEEIPAEYLEKAKQYRAELIETAVEQDDELMEAYLEGKEPSVEDLKRCIRKGTIKLDFFPTFCGSSFKNKGVQLVLDGVVDYLPNPTEVDPQPEVDLEGNETGGHAIVDTSYPFRALAFKIMDDRFGALTFIRVYSGTLKKGDTVLNTFTGKTERIGRIVEMQANDRIELDGAQAGDIVAVIGMKNVQTGHTLADPKKPATLEPMVFPEPVISIAIAPKDKGAAEKLGIAIGKMVQEDPSFRVETDQDSGETIIKGMGELHLDIKVDILRRTHGVDVVVGKPQVAYRETITKKINDSYTHKKQTGGSGQFAKIDYTIEPGEPNSGFEFASKVTGGNVPREFWPAVEKGFRESMVKGVLAGFPCLDVKVALTDGSYHAVDSSAIAYEIAARAAYRQSLPKAGPQLLEPIMKVDVFTPDDHVGDVIGDLNRRRGMILGQDTASTGVRIKAEAPLSEMFGYIGDLRTMTSGRGQFSMEFARYSPCPNNVAEAVIKETKEREAAAKK